A region of the Atribacteraceae bacterium genome:
TTCACCGGAACTCAATCCTATAGAAAGAGTTTGGAGAATCACCCGGCGCAAGGTAACACACAATCGTTATTTTCCAAATATAAAAGATCTCAATGTCGCTATCTTAAATCAGTTTGCTCAATGGGAGCAACCTAATGAATCGCTTAGGGCGCTATGTTCAAAAGTTTAATGCGTTTCATATAGAATATCCTTTCATCACTATTTCCGCGGTAGCTCCGGGTAAAATGGTTATTACCCTGGCAGGTCTGTCTCCTGCTGAACATGCCAGCCCTTGCGGACATACAACCGCCCCCGGATTTACCGTACGTGCATGCGTAACCAGCTTATTAATTGTTCTTCAGAAATACTGCCGTCTGCAGCGCCGAGCATCAAATCGACAACTTCTGGTTCTGTCGCGTCAATTTCATATCCATTAATACCTAAAAAAGTATACATCGCCATAAAAGCGACCCTCTTATTACCATCTATGAAGCAATGATTCCTTGTCAGGCCATATCCATAAATAGCTGTTAAAGTTATAATGTCTGATTCTTGCTCATATGCCCAGCGATTCATTGGGCGTGCAAGAGCGGATTCCATAAGGTTTATGTCTCTGACACCATACTGGCCGCCATGTTCCCGCATCTGGCTGATGTGAATTGCCTCGATGATTGCCTTGGTCAACCAAATCGGTTCTTTCATATAGGCGCCTACTCAGAGAGTTCGCGAAGAGCATTACGATATTTCTTGGCCCCTTTTTCATAAACAGCCATCGCTTTATCAAAGTTGGGATCGTATGGTGTTATCAAGATACCCTTATCGGTTTCAGAAACAAATACTTCATCACCTTTATTAAGATGGAAACGTTCAGCAATTTCTTTAGGTATTGTGGCTCCAATGGAGCCACCCATTTGCCGCAAAGTAATTTTCCTTGCCATTTTATCACCTCTTCAACTGAGTCTTGGCTTCAGCAGAAGGCTGAAGCTTAGAACCAGTCAATATAGTAGCGTAGCCGCTCTTAGGCCGCCGCTTCGAAGAAGCGGGGGGCGTTAGAGGGGGGAGCTATCTATGACAAATTGTTATAGCTATATTATAGCACATATATGCTACAAGTTAAATCCTAAAATCCCACCCCGCATTTATAACTACGTGGGTACCTCGATACCAAAAGCCTCATATATACAGCGCTGTTCCTTAGTTGCAGGATATACGATGCGCTGAGTGGCAATCTCTTGGATGCGCTGCTTTGCCAGAATCTTAAGGACTTGGTTCACCCTTTTCGTTCCGATAGGCTTCCACAAGGTAGATGTAGCTGTATTTACCGACCTAGTAGTCGAAGGTATAGTCACCCCGTTTCCAGGCGGTGCAAAGTCCTCCCGGCAACGCATGGGTTTCGAAAATCTCGGTATC
Encoded here:
- a CDS encoding FAD/NAD(P)-binding protein produces the protein MAEKKVLIIGAGIAGLSAGSYLRRNGYDTEIFETHALPGGLCTAWKRGDYTFDY
- a CDS encoding type II toxin-antitoxin system death-on-curing family toxin, with the translated sequence MKEPIWLTKAIIEAIHISQMREHGGQYGVRDINLMESALARPMNRWAYEQESDIITLTAIYGYGLTRNHCFIDGNKRVAFMAMYTFLGINGYEIDATEPEVVDLMLGAADGSISEEQLISWLRMHVR
- a CDS encoding AbrB/MazE/SpoVT family DNA-binding domain-containing protein: MARKITLRQMGGSIGATIPKEIAERFHLNKGDEVFVSETDKGILITPYDPNFDKAMAVYEKGAKKYRNALRELSE